ATTAAAAATTTTCCATTAAATCCAATTTCAATATCTTGACCTTCGTACTCACATTTTAATTGTTCATTTGCTTTATTAGAAAAGTCCATATCTTCACCAGAAATATTAATTTCACTGCCTTGAATTTTAAATTTTATTTGTCTAGTTGTTTGGTTTGAAAATATAGAAACTCGTTTCAGAGAATTTAATAAAAGATCAATTAT
This window of the Flavobacteriales bacterium TMED191 genome carries:
- a CDS encoding DNA polymerase III subunit beta, with the translated sequence IIDLLLNSLKRVSIFSNQTTRQIKFKIQGSEINISGEDMDFSNKANEQLKCEYEGQDIEIGFNGKFLIEILNTLETKKINMYFSSPSKAAIIKPEKTKENENILMLVMPVMLNN